The sequence GAGGTCAAACGCCTCCTACACCAGGAGCGCTACACCATCGAGGGGGCAAAGAAGCGTCTCAAGACCATCCAGAGCGAACAGCGCCAGCAGATGGCTTTACCGCTCGGGGAACGTACCTACCGCGACGCACTCATCCGCGTGAAAAAGGATATCGAGTCGCTCTGCAAGCTGCTGTCGTAGCGGGCTGGCTCTGTCGTGTCCTTCCGGTGAGCATGCATGCGCGCTGACGTCGCGTTCGACTAACCTCCCCGGCCATCTCGACGAGAGGAGGATGGTCGAATGGCAAGGGAGAACAGCGCAACGCAGGGACTGGCACGACTGAGTGAGCTGCGGC comes from Deltaproteobacteria bacterium and encodes:
- a CDS encoding MerR family transcriptional regulator gives rise to the protein MRATKPQLPDKLYFKIGEVAEIVGVEAHVLRYWESVFNAIKPGKSRAKHRLYRRRDVETFLEVKRLLHQERYTIEGAKKRLKTIQSEQRQQMALPLGERTYRDALIRVKKDIESLCKLLS